From a region of the Sander lucioperca isolate FBNREF2018 chromosome 8, SLUC_FBN_1.2, whole genome shotgun sequence genome:
- the LOC116051410 gene encoding gamma-crystallin M3-like isoform X7 produces MTNTSMNMRGKIIFYEERNFQGRHYECMSDCSDMSSYMSRCHSCRVESGCFMVYDRPNYMGNQYFMKRGEYADYMSMMGMRDSIRSCRMIPMHRGQFRMKIYERENFGGQSYELMDDCDNIMDRYRMNDCQSCHVMDGHWLMYEQPNYRGRMMYMRPGEYRSFRDMGMSGMRWMSMRRIMDSCY; encoded by the exons ATGACCAACACCAGCATGAACATGAGGGGCAAG ATCATCTTCTACGAGGAGAGGAACTTCCAGGGTCGCCACTATGAGTGCATGAGCGACTGCTCTGACATGTCCTCCTACATGAGCAGGTGCCACTCCTGCAGGGTGGAGAGCGGCTGCTTCATGGTCTACGACCGTCCCAACTACATGGGAAACCAGTACTTCATGAAGAGGGGCGAGTACGCTGACTACATGAGCATGATGGGAATGAGAGACAGCATCAGGTCTTGCCGTATGATCCCCATG CACAGAGGTCAGTTCAGGATGAAGATCTATGAGAGGGAGAACTTTGGTGGTCAGAGTTACGAGCTGATGGACGACTGTGACAACATCATGGACCGTTACCGTATGAACGACTGCCAGTCCTGCCACGTGATGGACGGCCACTGGCTGATGTACGAGCAGCCCAACTACAGAGGCAGGATGATGTACATGAGGCCCGGAGAGTACAGGAGCTTCAGGGACATGGGCATGAGTGGCATGAGGTGGATGAGCATGAGGCGTATCATGGACTCCTGCTACTAA
- the LOC116051410 gene encoding gamma-crystallin M3-like isoform X13, producing MGKIIFYEERNFQGRHYECMSDCSDMSSYMSRCHSCRVESGCFMVYDRPNYMGNQYFMKRGEYADYMSMMGMRDSIRSCRMIPMHRGQFRMKIYERENFGGQSYELMDDCDNIMDRYRMNDCQSCHVMDGHWLMYEQPNYRGRMMYMRPGEYRSFRDMGMSGMRWMSMRRIMDSCY from the exons GGGCAAG ATCATCTTCTACGAGGAGAGGAACTTCCAGGGTCGCCACTATGAGTGCATGAGCGACTGCTCTGACATGTCCTCCTACATGAGCAGGTGCCACTCCTGCAGGGTGGAGAGCGGCTGCTTCATGGTCTACGACCGTCCCAACTACATGGGAAACCAGTACTTCATGAAGAGGGGCGAGTACGCTGACTACATGAGCATGATGGGAATGAGAGACAGCATCAGGTCTTGCCGTATGATCCCCATG CACAGAGGTCAGTTCAGGATGAAGATCTATGAGAGGGAGAACTTTGGTGGTCAGAGTTACGAGCTGATGGACGACTGTGACAACATCATGGACCGTTACCGTATGAACGACTGCCAGTCCTGCCACGTGATGGACGGCCACTGGCTGATGTACGAGCAGCCCAACTACAGAGGCAGGATGATGTACATGAGGCCCGGAGAGTACAGGAGCTTCAGGGACATGGGCATGAGTGGCATGAGGTGGATGAGCATGAGGCGTATCATGGACTCCTGCTACTAA